One genomic window of Actinoalloteichus hoggarensis includes the following:
- a CDS encoding TetR/AcrR family transcriptional regulator has translation MDTDATAGLSQALTMLWKDAAADEAPRRHTRPGLSLAAIVSAAIEVADADGLAGLSMAAVAHRLGFTTMSLYRYVSSKDVLLVLMHNEATAVPDTAPESPPQGWRAGLEAWTRDQLAMYLRHPWLADMKITGPPLTPTSLAWMERGLATMRETGLSEIEKLSVIATLTGYVRHEAAFARDLSRPDPQQGSSGPYAQTVARLVDPATHPALSAALAAGVFEDEPTGPLQPDDYLAEAFTFGFELILNGVAALVEKRTPPG, from the coding sequence ATGGACACCGACGCGACAGCAGGGCTGTCCCAGGCCCTGACGATGCTGTGGAAGGACGCGGCAGCGGACGAGGCGCCCCGACGACACACCCGGCCGGGACTGAGCCTGGCGGCCATCGTCTCGGCGGCCATCGAGGTCGCCGACGCGGACGGACTGGCCGGGCTCTCCATGGCGGCGGTCGCCCACCGCCTCGGCTTCACGACGATGTCGCTGTACCGCTATGTGAGCAGCAAGGACGTCCTGCTGGTCCTCATGCACAACGAGGCGACGGCGGTGCCCGACACCGCACCGGAGTCGCCGCCGCAGGGCTGGCGCGCCGGTCTGGAGGCCTGGACCCGCGACCAGCTCGCGATGTACCTCCGCCATCCGTGGCTGGCCGACATGAAGATCACCGGACCGCCGTTGACTCCGACCTCCCTGGCCTGGATGGAGCGTGGGCTCGCCACCATGCGGGAGACGGGGCTGAGCGAGATCGAGAAGCTCAGCGTCATCGCGACGCTCACCGGCTACGTCCGCCACGAGGCCGCCTTCGCCCGGGATCTGTCTCGTCCGGACCCGCAGCAGGGCAGCAGCGGCCCCTACGCGCAGACCGTGGCCCGGCTCGTCGACCCGGCGACCCATCCCGCGCTGTCCGCCGCGCTCGCCGCGGGCGTGTTCGAGGACGAACCCACCGGGCCGCTCCAGCCCGACGACTACCTGGCGGAGGCCTTCACGTTCGGCTTCGAGCTCATCCTGAACGGCGTCGCCGCGCTCGTCGAGAAGCGCACCCCACCCGGCTGA
- a CDS encoding MAB_1171c family putative transporter, giving the protein MVTLLFLSVSALTFLAAGYRAYRALRSAGDRANPGRWALAALLGALGFAFFVLAPAVQEIEGRLYPNLGRLLSNTATLTAALAALALVLYLAYPPAQARARLPRHLITYGVSVSAMWVLFFLADIPESRGLFSEYYAEQPTLAGYVLVYSAYLGAVLIDLGRMTLRYSSATRGPLRVGLRLLALGCLLGLSYIAEKLVSTIRQTLNGPDDVSEFCLHPFENFGCTMGVGMPAISVLVMLLGISLPVIAPAAVRVVRWPREYRVHRELRPLWTALYTAVPEIALTSPQAVTGSYARRDVGMRLYRRVIEIRDGALVLRPHRDPAVEALAEERARAAGLDGDELAATVEAVGLAAAIEALRHGSPARDGEQTAEPVERTEIEPELRSEAAFLRLVSRAFVSSPLIPELVTRAAADRPAGADG; this is encoded by the coding sequence ATGGTCACGCTGCTCTTCCTCAGCGTCTCGGCGCTGACCTTCCTGGCCGCCGGATACCGCGCGTACCGGGCGTTACGTTCCGCGGGCGATCGCGCCAACCCGGGCCGCTGGGCCCTGGCGGCCCTGCTCGGCGCCCTCGGCTTCGCCTTCTTCGTCCTCGCCCCCGCGGTGCAGGAGATCGAGGGCAGGCTCTACCCGAACCTGGGCAGGCTGCTGTCCAACACCGCCACCCTGACGGCCGCGCTGGCGGCGTTGGCCCTGGTCCTCTATCTCGCGTACCCGCCCGCGCAGGCGCGAGCGCGTCTGCCACGCCACCTGATCACCTACGGCGTCTCCGTGTCGGCGATGTGGGTGCTGTTCTTCCTCGCCGACATCCCCGAGAGCCGGGGCCTGTTCTCCGAGTACTACGCCGAACAGCCGACGCTGGCCGGGTACGTCCTGGTCTACTCCGCCTACCTCGGCGCGGTGCTCATCGACCTCGGCCGGATGACGCTGCGGTACTCCTCGGCCACCCGAGGCCCGCTGCGGGTCGGCCTGCGGCTGCTCGCCCTCGGCTGTCTCCTCGGCCTGTCCTACATCGCGGAGAAGCTGGTCAGCACGATCCGGCAGACGCTCAACGGACCGGACGACGTCTCGGAGTTCTGCCTCCATCCCTTCGAGAACTTCGGCTGCACCATGGGCGTCGGGATGCCCGCCATCTCGGTGCTGGTGATGCTGTTGGGAATCTCGCTGCCGGTCATCGCCCCCGCGGCCGTGCGTGTTGTGCGGTGGCCACGGGAGTACCGCGTCCACCGTGAGCTCCGACCCCTGTGGACGGCCCTGTACACGGCGGTGCCCGAGATCGCCTTGACCTCGCCGCAGGCCGTGACGGGGAGCTACGCCCGTCGGGACGTCGGGATGCGACTGTATCGCCGGGTCATCGAGATCCGTGACGGAGCGCTCGTCCTGCGCCCCCATCGGGACCCGGCGGTCGAGGCGCTGGCCGAGGAGCGCGCCAGGGCGGCCGGTCTCGATGGCGACGAGCTGGCGGCGACGGTGGAGGCGGTGGGGCTGGCGGCGGCGATCGAGGCCTTACGCCACGGCAGCCCGGCCCGTGACGGCGAGCAGACGGCGGAGCCCGTGGAACGCACGGAGATCGAGCCGGAGCTGCGCAGTGAGGCGGCCTTCCTGAGGCTCGTCTCGCGTGCCTTCGTCTCGTCCCCGCTGATCCCCGAACTCGTGACGCGGGCCGCGGCCGATCGACCTGCGGGCGCGGACGGCTGA
- a CDS encoding acyl-CoA thioesterase translates to MQTASELPGKPTSAAATTLSQIMTATETNLYGTVHGGVIMKFVDDVAAACAGRHSGGTALTVFMDEMLFLVPVRVGDLVHASAQVNWTGRTSMEVGVRVVAERWNESVPPTHVASAYLVFVAVDAEGRPRPVPEVLPESPAERRRHAEAGIRREHRLARREAIKRSRETEGESAAADSAPRS, encoded by the coding sequence ATGCAGACCGCCTCCGAGCTCCCCGGCAAGCCGACCTCGGCAGCGGCCACCACACTCAGTCAGATCATGACCGCGACCGAGACGAACCTCTACGGCACCGTCCACGGCGGCGTGATCATGAAATTCGTCGACGACGTCGCGGCGGCCTGCGCGGGGCGACACTCGGGCGGGACGGCACTGACGGTGTTCATGGACGAGATGCTCTTCCTCGTGCCGGTCCGAGTCGGTGACCTCGTCCACGCCAGCGCCCAGGTCAACTGGACGGGCCGGACCTCGATGGAGGTCGGGGTGCGGGTCGTCGCGGAGCGATGGAACGAGTCGGTGCCGCCCACGCACGTCGCCAGCGCCTATCTGGTCTTCGTGGCGGTAGACGCCGAGGGACGGCCGAGGCCGGTTCCCGAGGTGCTGCCGGAGTCGCCCGCCGAGCGCCGCAGACATGCCGAGGCGGGCATCCGCCGGGAGCACCGGCTGGCCCGCCGCGAGGCCATCAAGCGCAGCCGGGAGACGGAGGGCGAGTCCGCGGCCGCCGACTCCGCGCCGCGTTCCTGA
- a CDS encoding S-(hydroxymethyl)mycothiol dehydrogenase, translating into MPQQVRAVVAATRDAPVTVETIVIPDPGPGEVVVDIAACGVCHTDLHYRQGGINDEFPFLLGHEAAGTVEAVGEGVEDVAVGDYVVLNWRAVCGRCRACSRGRPWYCFATHNATQRMTLTDGTPLSPALGIGAFADKTLVHQGQCTKVDPRAEAAVAGLLGCGVMAGLGAAINTGEVGRGDSVAVIGCGGVGAAAVAGARLAGAARIIAVDLDPKKLEWATGLGATDTVRADQVDVVAAVKELTGGNGADVVIDAVGVPQTFTQAFYARDLAGKVVLVGVPTPEMTLELPLLDVFSRGGAVKSSWYGDCLPSRDFPMLVDLYLQGRLDLAAFVTEKIGLEDVEDAFARMHQGDVLRSVVVL; encoded by the coding sequence ATGCCGCAGCAGGTCAGAGCGGTCGTGGCCGCCACGCGCGACGCGCCGGTCACCGTCGAGACGATCGTGATCCCCGATCCCGGACCGGGCGAGGTGGTGGTGGACATCGCCGCCTGCGGCGTGTGCCACACGGACCTGCACTACCGCCAGGGCGGCATCAACGACGAGTTCCCGTTCCTCCTCGGCCACGAGGCGGCGGGCACCGTGGAGGCCGTCGGCGAGGGCGTCGAGGACGTCGCCGTCGGGGATTACGTGGTGTTGAACTGGCGTGCGGTCTGCGGGCGGTGCCGTGCATGCAGCCGAGGCCGACCCTGGTACTGCTTCGCGACGCACAACGCCACACAGCGGATGACGCTGACCGACGGCACCCCGCTGTCGCCCGCGTTGGGCATCGGCGCGTTCGCCGACAAGACCCTGGTCCACCAGGGCCAGTGCACCAAGGTCGACCCCAGGGCCGAAGCGGCGGTCGCCGGGCTCCTCGGCTGCGGCGTCATGGCGGGCCTCGGCGCGGCGATCAACACCGGCGAGGTCGGCCGTGGCGACTCGGTCGCGGTCATCGGCTGCGGCGGCGTGGGCGCGGCCGCGGTGGCGGGTGCGCGCCTCGCGGGCGCCGCCAGGATCATCGCCGTGGACCTGGACCCGAAGAAGCTGGAGTGGGCGACAGGCCTGGGCGCGACCGACACCGTGCGGGCCGACCAGGTCGACGTGGTGGCCGCCGTCAAGGAGCTGACCGGCGGCAACGGCGCGGACGTCGTGATCGACGCGGTCGGCGTCCCGCAGACCTTCACCCAGGCGTTCTACGCCCGCGACCTCGCGGGGAAGGTCGTCCTGGTCGGGGTGCCCACCCCCGAGATGACGCTGGAGCTGCCGCTGCTGGACGTGTTCTCGCGGGGCGGCGCGGTCAAGTCCTCCTGGTATGGCGACTGCCTGCCCAGCCGCGACTTCCCGATGCTGGTCGACCTCTACCTCCAGGGCCGACTCGACCTGGCGGCCTTCGTCACCGAGAAGATAGGCTTGGAGGACGTCGAGGACGCCTTCGCCCGGATGCACCAGGGTGACGTGCTCCGCTCGGTGGTGGTGCTCTGA
- the metE gene encoding 5-methyltetrahydropteroyltriglutamate--homocysteine S-methyltransferase, producing MTHRTHAPALGATVLGYPRIGPDRELKRALEAYWAGRIDAAALHEVAATLRAATWTALRDAGLGSVPSNTFSYYDQVLDTAVLVDALPARYTEGGRPSLDAYFAAARGADSLAPLELTKWFDTNYHYLVPELGPDTVPRLAGRKPVEEFREAAALGITTRPVLLGPVTFLLLSKAAPDAPAGFDRLDLLDAMIDTQVELLAELAAAGAEWVQFDEPAFAADRTPAELDALAHAYRRLGEAERRPSILVAGYHGALGDALGVLAAAPIEAVGLDLVAGRADLTGIASVAGLRQKTLLAGVVDGRNVWRTDLDEALAYCAMLLGIADHVTVGTSAPLLHVPYDLDAETGLDPALRSRLAFARQKVDEVVLLAKALGGADEAAPALEDSRRVLRARDGAATRDQRVRARLESLRPEHGRRADYDVRARGQAERLGLPPLATTTIGSFPQTGGVRRARADRRAGRIDEAEYRRRMRAEIADVIALQEDIGLDVLVHGEPERNDMVQYFAENLEGFLSTEHGWVQSYGSRCVRPPIIHGDVSRPAPMTVEWSSYAQSLTERPVKGMLTGPVTILAWSFVRDDQPLGDTARQVALALRDEIHDLERAGLRIVQVDEPALRELLPLREADRADYLAWAVDSFRLATSGAADSTQIHTHLCYSEFGDVIDAIDALDADVTTIEAARSRMEVLDDLHKIGYRRGVGPGVYDIHSPRVPDEAEVTRLIGAALAAVPGDRLWVNPDCGLKTRGYAEVEPALRAMVSAARARRAQVSG from the coding sequence GTGACCCATCGCACGCATGCCCCGGCGCTCGGCGCCACGGTCCTGGGCTACCCCCGGATCGGACCCGATCGAGAACTCAAGCGTGCCCTGGAGGCGTACTGGGCAGGCCGCATCGACGCGGCGGCCCTGCACGAGGTCGCGGCCACGTTGCGCGCCGCCACCTGGACGGCCCTGAGGGACGCGGGCCTCGGCTCGGTGCCCTCCAACACATTCTCCTACTACGACCAGGTCCTCGACACGGCGGTCCTGGTCGACGCGCTGCCCGCCCGCTACACCGAGGGCGGCCGCCCGTCGCTGGACGCCTACTTCGCCGCGGCCAGAGGAGCCGACTCCCTCGCACCCCTCGAACTGACCAAGTGGTTCGACACCAACTACCACTACCTCGTCCCCGAACTGGGCCCCGACACCGTGCCGCGGCTGGCGGGTCGCAAACCGGTGGAGGAGTTCCGCGAGGCCGCCGCCCTCGGCATCACCACCCGGCCGGTGCTGCTCGGGCCGGTCACGTTCCTGCTGTTGTCCAAGGCGGCCCCCGACGCCCCGGCGGGCTTCGACCGGCTGGACCTGTTGGACGCCATGATCGACACGCAGGTGGAGCTGCTCGCCGAACTCGCCGCGGCGGGCGCCGAATGGGTCCAGTTCGACGAGCCGGCCTTCGCCGCCGATCGCACCCCGGCCGAACTCGACGCGCTCGCCCATGCCTACCGCAGGCTGGGCGAGGCGGAACGGCGACCGAGCATCCTGGTCGCCGGATACCACGGCGCCCTCGGCGACGCCTTGGGCGTGCTCGCGGCCGCGCCGATCGAGGCCGTCGGACTCGACCTGGTGGCGGGCCGCGCCGATCTCACGGGCATCGCGAGCGTCGCCGGGCTCCGACAGAAGACCCTTCTCGCCGGGGTCGTCGACGGACGCAACGTCTGGCGCACCGACCTCGACGAGGCGCTCGCCTACTGCGCGATGCTGCTCGGCATCGCCGACCACGTCACGGTCGGCACCTCCGCGCCGTTGCTGCACGTGCCCTACGACCTGGACGCCGAGACGGGACTGGACCCGGCGCTACGCTCTCGGCTGGCCTTCGCACGACAGAAGGTCGACGAGGTGGTCCTGCTGGCCAAGGCGCTGGGCGGCGCCGACGAGGCGGCCCCCGCACTCGAGGACTCCCGGCGGGTGCTCCGGGCACGAGACGGCGCGGCGACCCGCGACCAGCGGGTCCGGGCCCGGCTCGAATCCCTGCGCCCCGAGCACGGCAGGCGCGCCGATTACGACGTCCGGGCGCGCGGCCAGGCCGAGCGGCTCGGACTTCCCCCGCTGGCCACGACGACCATCGGATCGTTCCCCCAGACCGGCGGGGTGCGCCGGGCGAGGGCGGACCGGCGGGCAGGCCGGATCGACGAGGCCGAGTACCGGCGGCGGATGCGCGCGGAGATCGCCGACGTCATCGCGCTCCAGGAGGACATCGGACTCGACGTGCTCGTCCACGGCGAGCCGGAGCGCAACGACATGGTGCAGTACTTCGCCGAGAACCTGGAAGGCTTTCTGTCCACCGAGCACGGCTGGGTGCAGTCCTACGGCTCTCGCTGCGTCCGGCCGCCGATCATCCACGGCGATGTCAGCAGGCCCGCCCCGATGACCGTCGAGTGGAGCTCCTACGCGCAGTCACTGACCGAACGGCCGGTCAAGGGGATGCTCACCGGGCCGGTCACGATCCTGGCCTGGTCGTTCGTCCGAGACGACCAGCCGCTCGGCGACACGGCACGCCAGGTGGCGCTGGCGCTCCGCGACGAGATCCATGATCTCGAACGGGCCGGGCTGCGCATCGTGCAGGTGGACGAACCCGCGCTCCGGGAACTGCTGCCGCTGCGGGAGGCCGACCGTGCCGACTACCTCGCCTGGGCAGTCGACTCGTTTCGACTGGCGACCTCCGGCGCCGCCGACAGCACACAGATCCACACCCACCTGTGCTACTCGGAGTTCGGCGACGTCATCGACGCCATCGACGCCCTCGACGCGGACGTGACCACGATCGAGGCGGCGCGTTCCCGAATGGAGGTGTTGGACGATCTGCACAAGATCGGGTACCGCCGAGGCGTGGGACCCGGCGTCTACGACATCCATTCGCCGCGGGTGCCGGACGAGGCGGAGGTGACCCGGCTGATCGGGGCCGCCTTGGCGGCGGTACCCGGCGACCGACTGTGGGTGAACCCCGACTGCGGCCTGAAGACCAGGGGCTACGCGGAGGTCGAGCCCGCCCTGCGGGCCATGGTGTCGGCGGCGCGTGCCCGCCGCGCACAGGTGTCCGGCTGA
- a CDS encoding ABC transporter permease: MNTATTPTSRSSLRWAVSDVMTMIGRRIRHVLRTPDDLIVSLILPITMMLLFVFVLGGAIDRSGGYVDYAVPGVLILSAGFSAAQTGTGLTADLVTGVIDRFRSLPIVGSAVLTGHVITSLLRNIVSTTLVILVALLIGFRPQADLLAWVGVFGVVALYVLMISWLSMIFGVVSKTVEGAGQFSFVILFLPYLSSAFVPTETMPAALRVIADHQPATPVIETVRALLSGTPVGSSAAWAVGWCVTLGTLAFVISSVLFVRRTAR, translated from the coding sequence ATGAACACCGCGACCACTCCGACGAGCCGTTCGAGCCTGCGCTGGGCCGTCTCGGACGTCATGACCATGATCGGCAGGCGGATTCGGCACGTCCTGCGCACTCCCGACGACCTGATCGTGTCGTTGATCCTGCCGATCACGATGATGCTGCTCTTCGTGTTCGTCTTGGGCGGGGCGATCGACCGCAGCGGCGGCTACGTCGACTACGCCGTTCCGGGCGTGCTGATCCTGTCGGCGGGCTTCAGCGCGGCCCAGACGGGAACGGGACTGACCGCCGACCTCGTCACCGGCGTCATCGATCGGTTCCGATCGCTGCCGATCGTCGGCAGCGCGGTGCTCACCGGCCATGTGATCACGAGCCTGCTGCGGAACATCGTCTCCACCACGCTGGTGATCCTCGTGGCGTTGCTGATCGGCTTTCGGCCCCAGGCCGACCTGCTCGCCTGGGTGGGGGTCTTCGGCGTGGTGGCGCTGTACGTGCTGATGATCAGCTGGCTGTCGATGATCTTCGGCGTCGTGTCCAAGACGGTCGAGGGCGCGGGGCAGTTCTCCTTCGTCATCCTCTTCCTGCCCTACCTGAGCAGTGCGTTCGTCCCGACGGAGACGATGCCCGCCGCCCTGCGTGTCATCGCGGACCACCAGCCCGCCACGCCGGTCATCGAGACGGTCCGCGCGCTGCTGTCCGGAACGCCCGTCGGGAGCAGCGCCGCGTGGGCGGTCGGCTGGTGCGTCACGCTGGGCACGCTGGCGTTCGTGATCTCCAGCGTGCTGTTCGTCCGGCGCACCGCCCGTTGA
- the solA gene encoding N-methyl-L-tryptophan oxidase encodes MSSHDVIVIGLGGMGGAAVHRLAAEGLRVLGLDRFPAVHDQGSSHGGSRIIRQAYFEGADYVPLLLRAYELWDELEAESGLEIRHRTGGLMVGPADSLAVAGSLRSAEAHGLDHELLDAAEIRRRFPTMTPADSDVALYEAAAGFVSPEQSVTANLTMARRHGAELRHGVRVDSWTADSAGVTVHADDGVHRAERLVICPGAWAPDLLARLGLPLVVERMVQFWFRPTAGPASFAEQRHPIFIWEDAGRRQAYAFPMHAESDGTVKAAFFRSGDNACTPDTIDRRVAEGEEEELRRFLSTRVPTLPGPLARAKTCMYTTTPDEHFVIGPHPRHDRVTLACGFSGHGFKFVPVVGEIVADLVARGTTRHPIAMFDPLRFGPQG; translated from the coding sequence ATGTCCTCCCACGACGTCATCGTCATCGGTCTCGGCGGCATGGGCGGCGCCGCCGTTCACCGACTCGCCGCCGAGGGCCTGCGGGTGCTGGGCCTGGACCGGTTTCCCGCCGTGCACGACCAGGGCTCCAGCCACGGAGGCTCGCGGATCATCCGGCAGGCCTACTTCGAGGGTGCGGACTACGTGCCGCTGCTGCTGCGTGCCTACGAGCTGTGGGACGAGCTGGAGGCCGAGTCGGGCCTGGAGATCCGGCATCGCACGGGCGGCCTGATGGTCGGGCCCGCCGACAGCCTCGCGGTCGCGGGGAGCCTGCGGAGCGCCGAGGCACACGGACTCGACCACGAGCTGCTCGACGCCGCCGAGATCCGTCGCCGATTCCCCACCATGACCCCCGCCGACTCCGACGTCGCGCTCTACGAGGCGGCGGCGGGCTTCGTCTCGCCCGAGCAGTCGGTGACGGCGAACCTGACCATGGCCCGTCGGCACGGCGCCGAGCTGCGGCACGGTGTGCGGGTGGACTCGTGGACGGCCGACAGCGCGGGCGTGACGGTGCACGCCGACGACGGCGTCCACCGGGCGGAACGCCTGGTGATCTGTCCGGGCGCCTGGGCACCCGATCTGCTGGCGCGGCTGGGACTTCCGCTGGTGGTCGAGCGGATGGTGCAGTTCTGGTTCCGGCCGACCGCCGGCCCCGCGTCGTTCGCCGAGCAGCGGCATCCCATCTTCATCTGGGAGGACGCCGGGCGGCGGCAGGCGTACGCCTTTCCGATGCACGCGGAGTCCGACGGCACGGTGAAGGCGGCCTTCTTCCGAAGCGGGGACAATGCCTGCACGCCGGACACGATCGATCGGCGGGTGGCCGAGGGCGAGGAGGAGGAGCTGCGGCGGTTCCTGTCGACGCGGGTCCCGACGCTGCCCGGACCGCTGGCACGGGCGAAGACCTGCATGTACACCACGACGCCCGACGAGCACTTCGTGATCGGTCCCCATCCGCGTCATGACCGGGTCACGTTGGCCTGCGGCTTCTCCGGGCACGGGTTCAAGTTCGTGCCCGTGGTCGGCGAGATCGTGGCCGACCTCGTCGCGAGGGGGACCACCCGCCACCCGATCGCCATGTTCGACCCGCTCCGGTTCGGCCCTCAGGGCTGA
- a CDS encoding ATP-binding cassette domain-containing protein produces the protein MTVDPIIRAVGLTKSYGENKVLRGVDLRVAPGTIFALLGPNGAGKTTMVRILSTLIPPDGGRAVIAGHDVVRTPKAVRGVISLTGQYAAVDEVLTGRENMVMMARLNHLGRLAARRRSAELLRRFDLEHAQDRLVGRYSGGMRRRLDLAISLITAPPVIFLDEPTTGLDPRSRQTMWSVIRELVADGVTILLTTQYLEEADQLADRIAVLNGGRIVAEGTAAELKRGLSAGAVELTFADVPTLERAAWHLGAETLHRDETNLCLRVAFDGSAEQVRVLLDRLRRAEAPAAGLELRTPTLDDVFLSLTDTPRVPQETAAR, from the coding sequence ATGACAGTGGACCCGATCATTCGGGCTGTCGGACTCACCAAGTCCTATGGCGAGAACAAGGTGTTACGCGGAGTGGACCTCCGGGTGGCGCCTGGCACGATCTTCGCGTTGCTCGGCCCCAACGGCGCGGGCAAGACGACGATGGTGCGCATTCTGTCGACGCTGATCCCGCCGGACGGCGGACGGGCCGTCATCGCAGGCCACGACGTGGTGCGCACGCCCAAGGCGGTGCGGGGCGTGATCAGTCTGACCGGGCAGTACGCGGCCGTGGACGAGGTGCTGACCGGCCGCGAGAACATGGTGATGATGGCGCGGCTGAATCACCTCGGCAGGTTGGCGGCCCGCAGGCGATCGGCGGAGCTGCTGCGCCGATTCGACCTCGAACACGCCCAGGACCGCCTGGTGGGCCGGTATTCCGGCGGAATGCGCCGCAGGCTCGATCTCGCGATCAGTCTCATAACCGCGCCGCCGGTGATCTTCCTCGACGAGCCGACGACCGGCCTGGACCCCCGCAGTCGACAGACGATGTGGTCGGTCATCCGGGAACTGGTCGCCGACGGCGTCACCATCCTGCTCACGACACAGTATCTGGAGGAGGCCGACCAGCTCGCCGATCGGATCGCCGTCCTGAACGGCGGACGGATCGTCGCCGAGGGCACCGCCGCGGAACTCAAGCGCGGTCTGTCGGCGGGCGCCGTCGAGCTGACCTTCGCCGACGTCCCCACGCTCGAACGAGCCGCCTGGCACCTCGGCGCCGAGACGCTGCACCGCGACGAGACGAACCTGTGCCTGCGCGTCGCCTTCGACGGCAGCGCCGAGCAGGTCCGCGTCCTGCTCGATCGGCTGCGCCGGGCGGAGGCGCCCGCGGCCGGCCTCGAACTGCGCACCCCGACCCTCGACGACGTGTTCCTATCCCTCACCGACACCCCCCGCGTACCTCAGGAGACGGCAGCCCGATGA
- a CDS encoding helix-turn-helix domain-containing protein, whose amino-acid sequence MAVSDTQGERSLADKLNYLFSKVRVAGQAEYSNEHVAAAIREQGVNISQSYIWALRKGRSDNPTKRHLEALANFFGVPPAYFFDDAHAARVDAQLDLITALRDADVRDVALRTMELDDDARRSVARIVAEISQIRGYRSGGAPGQSSSSPDA is encoded by the coding sequence GTGGCGGTGTCGGACACACAGGGTGAACGGAGCCTGGCCGACAAGCTGAACTACCTGTTCAGCAAGGTTCGCGTCGCGGGCCAGGCCGAATACAGCAATGAACACGTTGCCGCGGCCATCAGGGAGCAGGGCGTCAACATCTCCCAGAGCTACATCTGGGCGCTGCGCAAGGGACGCTCGGACAACCCGACCAAACGGCATCTGGAGGCGCTGGCGAACTTCTTCGGTGTGCCGCCCGCCTACTTCTTCGACGACGCCCACGCCGCCCGTGTCGACGCGCAGCTCGACCTGATCACCGCGCTGCGCGACGCCGACGTTCGGGACGTCGCCCTGCGGACCATGGAGCTGGACGACGACGCCCGGCGGTCGGTGGCCCGCATCGTCGCCGAGATCAGCCAGATTCGGGGATACCGATCCGGCGGAGCCCCCGGCCAGAGCTCCTCCTCGCCCGATGCCTGA
- a CDS encoding MBL fold metallo-hydrolase translates to MTARIEHVVTSGVFSLDGQDFDVDNNVWLIGDDAEIVVVDPSHDPAAVERAVAGRRVTAVVCTHGHNDHVNGSVALGAALDAPVLLHPADRELWDQTHPGVAPGGDLTDGQVLTVAGTELHVLATPGHTWGSVSLYAPALSAVFTGDTLFEGGPGATGRSFSDFPTIIASIRDRLLTLPAETVVHTGHGDRTTIGAEAPALPAWIARGH, encoded by the coding sequence ATGACCGCGCGGATCGAACACGTCGTCACCTCCGGAGTCTTCAGCCTCGACGGCCAGGACTTCGACGTCGACAACAACGTCTGGCTCATCGGGGACGACGCCGAGATCGTGGTGGTGGATCCGTCACACGACCCGGCGGCCGTCGAGCGTGCGGTGGCGGGGCGTCGCGTGACGGCCGTGGTGTGCACCCACGGGCACAACGACCACGTCAACGGCTCCGTGGCGCTGGGCGCCGCGCTGGACGCCCCCGTGCTGCTCCATCCCGCCGACCGCGAACTCTGGGATCAGACCCACCCCGGTGTCGCGCCCGGCGGCGACCTGACCGACGGACAGGTGCTCACGGTCGCGGGCACCGAACTGCACGTGCTGGCCACACCGGGCCACACCTGGGGCTCGGTCAGCCTGTACGCACCGGCGCTGTCGGCCGTCTTCACCGGCGACACGCTGTTCGAGGGCGGCCCCGGTGCCACCGGCCGGTCGTTCTCCGACTTCCCGACGATCATCGCGTCGATCCGGGATCGGCTGCTGACCCTGCCCGCGGAGACGGTCGTCCACACCGGGCACGGAGACCGCACCACCATCGGCGCCGAGGCGCCCGCGCTGCCCGCGTGGATCGCCAGGGGGCACTGA